From Zingiber officinale cultivar Zhangliang chromosome 5B, Zo_v1.1, whole genome shotgun sequence, the proteins below share one genomic window:
- the LOC121984079 gene encoding septum-promoting GTP-binding protein 1-like, with the protein MVRRRLSLSCTKSSRAFPAVCYTTKVAVLDNNDDVTRSLPRQIGPPPPNPSSVLRRRRRRAMTRLRVRSFLRLDRTWTRFLGFAFLRRFLRAVWDRLLPCSSFAAGAARYRRLKACFSAPHLDPPDDPHRTSSPDLEAADSDLITLKISLLGDRRTGKTSFMIKYVGDEEEHSGIQAAGLNSMDKILFVRGARIAFNIWDVGGDDQILNHIPEVCKGAVAVLIIFDLTNRSTLNNAIGWFQKARNWNKTAVPVLVGTKFDEFVQLPLEMQWTIVNQARAYARAMKATLFFSSASHNINVNKIFKFLAAKLFNLPWSLERNLTVGEPIVDF; encoded by the exons ATGGTGCGACGACGGCTGTCGTTGAGCTGCACAAAATCTAGCAGAGCATTTCCAGCTGTTTGCTACACCACCAAAGTTGCCGTTTTGGACAACAACGATGATGTTACGCGGTCTCTCCCGCGCCAAATAGGGCCTCCTCCTCCTAATCCAAGTTCCGTCCtccgccgtcgccgtcgccgcgCCATGACCCGTCTCCGCGTCCGGTCCTTCCTTCGCTTGGACCGCACATGGACGCGCTTCCTCGGCTTCGCCTTCCTCCGCCGCTTTCTCCGCGCGGTGTGGGACCGCCTCCTCCCCTGCTCCTCCTTCGCCGCCGGAGCCGCCCGATACCGCCGCCTCAAGGCGTGCTTCTCCGCGCCTCACCTCGACCCGCCCGATGACCCCCACCGGACCTCCTCTCCCGACCTCGAGGCTGCCGACTCCGACCTGATCACCCTCAAGATCAGTCTCCTCGGCGATCGCCGCACGGGAAAAACCAGCTTCATG ATCAAGTATGTGGGAGATGAGGAAGAACATAGCGGAATCCAGGCGGCGGGGCTGAATTCGATGGATAAGATATTATTTGTGCGTGGAGCGAGGATCGCGTTCAACATTTGGGATGTTGGGG GGGATGATCAAATCCTCAATCATATACCTGAAGTTTGTAAAGGAGCGGTGGCTGTTTTGATCATTTTTGATCTCACCAATCGATCTACTCTAAACAA CGCCATTGGATGGTTCCAAAAGGCAAGAAATTGGAACAAG ACTGCAGTTCCAGTCCTGGTGGGAACCAAATTCGATGAGTTTGTTCAGCTTCCTCTCGAAATGCAGTGGACAATTGTGAATCAG GCCAGAGCATATGCGAGGGCGATGAAAGCGACTCTGTTCTTCTCCAGTGCTAGCCACAACATTAATGTGAACAAGATTTTCAAGTTTCTAGCAGCCAAGCTCTTTAATTTGCCATGGTCGCTGGAGAGAAATCTAACTGTCGGAGAGCCTATAGTTGATTTttag
- the LOC121984077 gene encoding glutamate receptor 3.5-like isoform X3, which translates to MNLGEFSSSMMDLVEAFCLLIDFFMIMFLFLVLANAMQAACHFDPLRRMELLHLLVLCFSVGLVGGNRTSAPPGEVNLGALFNFGSTIGRAAKLAVELAVEDVNSDPRVLAGTRLNLLAQDTKCSGFLGTVQSLQLLEKNVVAIVGPQSSGIAHVVSHIAHELHVPLLSFAATDPALSSLEHSYFVRTTQSDYFQMNAIADLVANFGWRVVTAIFVDDDFGRGGINALEDALMKKHIEISSKAAVPPNAETSAINDVLLKVMLKESRIYVVHVNPDSGLKVFSVAKSLGMMAAGYAWIASDWLATVLDSSHPPNADTMELIQGAIALRQHVPDSNLKRAFTARWNNLEQSRNVTSGLNTYALYAYDSVWLAANAIDQLIGEGQTFEFSGDPRLKDSNESPLHLSALKYFSGGDKLVEKLLQTNFTGLTGLFEFDSNGNLIHPAFDILNIGGTGFRRIGFWSNESGLSVVPPENASSNRTQELYSVIWPGESSTKPRGWVFPIDGKPLRIAVPYRTSFKEFVTKDTGPDNVKGYCIDVFKAAVSLLPFPIPYTFVLFGNGTKNPSYNDMVEQVYENHFDAAVGDISIVTNRTRFVDFTQPFIESGLVIVAPVKRKSSNAWAFSEPFTMKMWCVTGAAFLLVGLVVWILEHRLNNEFRGPPKEQLRTIFWQLFNLQTKILMAAVSGESAKSTLTRFVLIVWMFVVLIINSSYTAGLTSLLTVRQLSSNIKGLESLISGSYPIGFQVGSFVRDYMIEDLSIDESRLVPLNGPNEYADALDLGPQNGGVAAVVDELPYVELFLSDNCRYMTVGQEFTRSGWGFAFPRDSPLAVDLSTALLTLSEKGDLQRIHDKWLTASECGADDSQVDSNQLRLASFWGMFLICGLACLVSIVIFLLRVLQQYMKYGEVGGEEEQSESGGGSIQCTSSFKGLISFVDKKEEDVKKGKKESDKQ; encoded by the exons ATGAATCTTGGTGAGTTCAGTTCTTCAATGATGGATCTTGTTGAGGCTTTTTGTTTATTGATTGATTTCTTTATGATAATGTTTTTGTTCCTAGTGCTTGCAAATGCAATGCAAGCCGCGTGCCATTTTGATCCTTTGAGGAGGATGGAGTTGCTTCATCTTCTTGTTCTGTGCTTTTCCGTCGGCCTTGTCGGCGGCAACAGAACTTCGGCGCCGCCCGGTGAAGTCAACCTTGGCGCCCTCTTCAACTTCGGTTCGACGATCGGAAGGGCGGCGAAGCTGGCCGTCGAGTTGGCCGTCGAGGATGTCAACAGCGATCCGCGCGTTCTCGCCGGCACCAGACTCAACTTGCTGGCACAGGACACTAAGTGCAGTGGGTTTCTTGGCACTGTTCAGA GTTTGCAATTGCTGGAGAAAAATGTGGTGGCCATCGTCGGCCCACAGTCCTCCGGAATCGCCCATGTCGTCTCTCACATTGCGCATGAACTCCATGTCCCCCTTCTCTCCTTCGCAGCTACTGATCCTGCTCTTTCCTCCCTCGAGCACTCCTATTTCGTACGCACAACCCAAAGCGACTACTTCCAGATGAACGCCATTGCCGATTTGGTGGCTAACTTTGGTTGGAGAGTGGTCACTGCCATCTTTGTAGACGATGACTTCGGAAGAGGTGGAATAAATGCTCTGGAAGATGCTCTGATGAAGAAACACATCGAGATCTCCTCCAAAGCTGCTGTTCCTCCTAACGCCGAGACAAGTGCGATCAACGACGTGCTGCTGAAGGTGATGTTGAAGGAGTCTAGAATCTATGTTGTTCACGTAAACCCTGATTCTGGTCTCAAAGTTTTCTCCGTCGCAAAATCTCTGGGAATGATGGCTGCTGGTTATGCATGGATCGCATCGGATTGGCTCGCTACTGTCCTAGATTCATCTCACCCACCCAACGCCGACACAATGGAGCTCATACAAGGTGCCATTGCTCTGCGCCAGCATGTTCCGGATTCCAATCTCAAGAGAGCATTCACTGCGAGATGGAACAATTTGGAACAGAGCAGGAATGTGACATCCGGCCTGAACACTTATGCTCTGTACGCTTATGATTCAGTGTGGCTAGCTGCCAATGCTATCGATCAGCTCATCGGTGAAGGGCAAACATTTGAATTCTCCGGCGATCCGAGGCTGAAGGATTCAAATGAAAGTCCGCTTCATTTGAGCGCCCTTAAGTATTTCTCCGGCGGCGACAAACTAGTTGAGAAACTGTTGCAAACAAACTTCACTGGTCTGACAGGCCTGTTTGAGTTCGACTCCAATGGAAACTTAATCCATCCAGCCTTTGACATCCTTAATATTGGGGGAACAGGTTTCAGGAGGATAGGCTTTTGGTCGAATGAATCAGGTCTTTCAGTTGTTCCTCCTGAAAATGCCTCATCTAACAGAACTCAGGAACTCTACAGTGTCATCTGGCCCGGCGAAAGTTCCACTAAGCCTCGCGGTTGGGTGTTCCCGATCGACGGAAAGCCTCTAAGGATCGCAGTCCCTTACAGAACAAGCTTCAAAGAATTTGTAACCAAAGATACAGGCCCTGACAATGTGAAGGGCTACTGCATTGATGTGTTTAAGGCTGCAGTGAGCTTGCTGCCGTTTCCAATTCCTTACACATTTGTTCTTTTTGGAAATGGTACTAAGAATCCAAGCTACAACGATATGGTGGAACAGGTTTATGAAAAT CACTTTGATGCAGCTGTCGGAGATATATCGATAGTGACCAACCGAACAAGATTCGTCGATTTTACTCAGCCGTTTATCGAGTCGGGGCTCGTCATTGTTGCACCTGTGAAAAGGAAATCCTCAAATGCTTGGGCTTTCTCAGAACCTTTCACCATGAAGATGTGGTGTGTCACAGGGGCTGCCTTCCTTTTAGTTGGACTAGTAGTTTGGATTCTCGAGCATCGTCTGAACAACGAATTTCGGGGGCCGCCGAAGGAACAACTAAGAACAATTTTTTG GCAACTATTTAATTTGCAGACTAAGATTCTTATGGCTGCTGTTTCAGGAGAATCAGCTAAGAGTACCCTTACGCGGTTCGTGCTGATTGTGTGGATGTTTGTGGTCTTGATCATCAACTCAAGCTACACAGCCGGACTGACATCTCTTCTCACTGTTCGACAACTCTCGTCGAACATCAAAGGGCTTGAGAGCTTGATCTCGGGCTCATACCCCATCGGCTTCCAAGTTGGTTCCTTTGTAAGGGACTACATGATCGAAGACCTCAGCATAGATGAGTCCAGACTCGTGCCACTCAACGGCCCGAACGAGTATGCCGACGCACTCGACCTCGGGCCGCAAAATGGCGGCGTGGCGGCGGTCGTCGATGAGCTTCCTTACGTCGAGCTCTTCTTGTCGGATAATTGCCGGTACATGACAGTCGGGCAGGAGTTCACAAGAAGTGGCTGGGGTTTT GCATTCCCAAGAGACTCCCCTCTCGCCGTAGACTTGTCGACGGCGTTGCTGACGCTGTCGGAGAAAGGTGACCTCCAGAGAATCCACGACAAGTGGCTGACGGCTAGCGAATGCGGCGCCGACGACAGTCAGGTCGATTCGAACCAGCTGAGACTCGCGAGCTTCTGGGGCATGTTCCTGATTTGTGGCCTGGCGTGTTTGGTGTCGATCGTCATCTTCTTGCTGAGGGTTCTTCAGCAGTACATGAAGTACGGTGAGGTAGGAGGTGAAGAAGAACAATCCGAGTCCGGCGGCGGCAGTATCCAGTGCACGAGTAGCTTTAAGGGTCTGATTTCGTTTGTggataagaaggaagaagacgtCAAGAAAGGCAAGAAGGAGAGCGATAAGCAATGA
- the LOC121984077 gene encoding glutamate receptor 3.5-like isoform X2, whose amino-acid sequence MNLVLANAMQAACHFDPLRRMELLHLLVLCFSVGLVGGNRTSAPPGEVNLGALFNFGSTIGRAAKLAVELAVEDVNSDPRVLAGTRLNLLAQDTKCSGFLGTVQSLQLLEKNVVAIVGPQSSGIAHVVSHIAHELHVPLLSFAATDPALSSLEHSYFVRTTQSDYFQMNAIADLVANFGWRVVTAIFVDDDFGRGGINALEDALMKKHIEISSKAAVPPNAETSAINDVLLKVMLKESRIYVVHVNPDSGLKVFSVAKSLGMMAAGYAWIASDWLATVLDSSHPPNADTMELIQGAIALRQHVPDSNLKRAFTARWNNLEQSRNVTSGLNTYALYAYDSVWLAANAIDQLIGEGQTFEFSGDPRLKDSNESPLHLSALKYFSGGDKLVEKLLQTNFTGLTGLFEFDSNGNLIHPAFDILNIGGTGFRRIGFWSNESGLSVVPPENASSNRTQELYSVIWPGESSTKPRGWVFPIDGKPLRIAVPYRTSFKEFVTKDTGPDNVKGYCIDVFKAAVSLLPFPIPYTFVLFGNGTKNPSYNDMVEQVYENHFDAAVGDISIVTNRTRFVDFTQPFIESGLVIVAPVKRKSSNAWAFSEPFTMKMWCVTGAAFLLVGLVVWILEHRLNNEFRGPPKEQLRTIFWFSFSIMFFAHRESAKSTLTRFVLIVWMFVVLIINSSYTAGLTSLLTVRQLSSNIKGLESLISGSYPIGFQVGSFVRDYMIEDLSIDESRLVPLNGPNEYADALDLGPQNGGVAAVVDELPYVELFLSDNCRYMTVGQEFTRSGWGFAFPRDSPLAVDLSTALLTLSEKGDLQRIHDKWLTASECGADDSQVDSNQLRLASFWGMFLICGLACLVSIVIFLLRVLQQYMKYGEVGGEEEQSESGGGSIQCTSSFKGLISFVDKKEEDVKKGKKESDKQ is encoded by the exons ATGAATCTTG TGCTTGCAAATGCAATGCAAGCCGCGTGCCATTTTGATCCTTTGAGGAGGATGGAGTTGCTTCATCTTCTTGTTCTGTGCTTTTCCGTCGGCCTTGTCGGCGGCAACAGAACTTCGGCGCCGCCCGGTGAAGTCAACCTTGGCGCCCTCTTCAACTTCGGTTCGACGATCGGAAGGGCGGCGAAGCTGGCCGTCGAGTTGGCCGTCGAGGATGTCAACAGCGATCCGCGCGTTCTCGCCGGCACCAGACTCAACTTGCTGGCACAGGACACTAAGTGCAGTGGGTTTCTTGGCACTGTTCAGA GTTTGCAATTGCTGGAGAAAAATGTGGTGGCCATCGTCGGCCCACAGTCCTCCGGAATCGCCCATGTCGTCTCTCACATTGCGCATGAACTCCATGTCCCCCTTCTCTCCTTCGCAGCTACTGATCCTGCTCTTTCCTCCCTCGAGCACTCCTATTTCGTACGCACAACCCAAAGCGACTACTTCCAGATGAACGCCATTGCCGATTTGGTGGCTAACTTTGGTTGGAGAGTGGTCACTGCCATCTTTGTAGACGATGACTTCGGAAGAGGTGGAATAAATGCTCTGGAAGATGCTCTGATGAAGAAACACATCGAGATCTCCTCCAAAGCTGCTGTTCCTCCTAACGCCGAGACAAGTGCGATCAACGACGTGCTGCTGAAGGTGATGTTGAAGGAGTCTAGAATCTATGTTGTTCACGTAAACCCTGATTCTGGTCTCAAAGTTTTCTCCGTCGCAAAATCTCTGGGAATGATGGCTGCTGGTTATGCATGGATCGCATCGGATTGGCTCGCTACTGTCCTAGATTCATCTCACCCACCCAACGCCGACACAATGGAGCTCATACAAGGTGCCATTGCTCTGCGCCAGCATGTTCCGGATTCCAATCTCAAGAGAGCATTCACTGCGAGATGGAACAATTTGGAACAGAGCAGGAATGTGACATCCGGCCTGAACACTTATGCTCTGTACGCTTATGATTCAGTGTGGCTAGCTGCCAATGCTATCGATCAGCTCATCGGTGAAGGGCAAACATTTGAATTCTCCGGCGATCCGAGGCTGAAGGATTCAAATGAAAGTCCGCTTCATTTGAGCGCCCTTAAGTATTTCTCCGGCGGCGACAAACTAGTTGAGAAACTGTTGCAAACAAACTTCACTGGTCTGACAGGCCTGTTTGAGTTCGACTCCAATGGAAACTTAATCCATCCAGCCTTTGACATCCTTAATATTGGGGGAACAGGTTTCAGGAGGATAGGCTTTTGGTCGAATGAATCAGGTCTTTCAGTTGTTCCTCCTGAAAATGCCTCATCTAACAGAACTCAGGAACTCTACAGTGTCATCTGGCCCGGCGAAAGTTCCACTAAGCCTCGCGGTTGGGTGTTCCCGATCGACGGAAAGCCTCTAAGGATCGCAGTCCCTTACAGAACAAGCTTCAAAGAATTTGTAACCAAAGATACAGGCCCTGACAATGTGAAGGGCTACTGCATTGATGTGTTTAAGGCTGCAGTGAGCTTGCTGCCGTTTCCAATTCCTTACACATTTGTTCTTTTTGGAAATGGTACTAAGAATCCAAGCTACAACGATATGGTGGAACAGGTTTATGAAAAT CACTTTGATGCAGCTGTCGGAGATATATCGATAGTGACCAACCGAACAAGATTCGTCGATTTTACTCAGCCGTTTATCGAGTCGGGGCTCGTCATTGTTGCACCTGTGAAAAGGAAATCCTCAAATGCTTGGGCTTTCTCAGAACCTTTCACCATGAAGATGTGGTGTGTCACAGGGGCTGCCTTCCTTTTAGTTGGACTAGTAGTTTGGATTCTCGAGCATCGTCTGAACAACGAATTTCGGGGGCCGCCGAAGGAACAACTAAGAACAATTTTTTG GTTTAGTTTCTCAATTATGTTCTTTGCACACA GAGAATCAGCTAAGAGTACCCTTACGCGGTTCGTGCTGATTGTGTGGATGTTTGTGGTCTTGATCATCAACTCAAGCTACACAGCCGGACTGACATCTCTTCTCACTGTTCGACAACTCTCGTCGAACATCAAAGGGCTTGAGAGCTTGATCTCGGGCTCATACCCCATCGGCTTCCAAGTTGGTTCCTTTGTAAGGGACTACATGATCGAAGACCTCAGCATAGATGAGTCCAGACTCGTGCCACTCAACGGCCCGAACGAGTATGCCGACGCACTCGACCTCGGGCCGCAAAATGGCGGCGTGGCGGCGGTCGTCGATGAGCTTCCTTACGTCGAGCTCTTCTTGTCGGATAATTGCCGGTACATGACAGTCGGGCAGGAGTTCACAAGAAGTGGCTGGGGTTTT GCATTCCCAAGAGACTCCCCTCTCGCCGTAGACTTGTCGACGGCGTTGCTGACGCTGTCGGAGAAAGGTGACCTCCAGAGAATCCACGACAAGTGGCTGACGGCTAGCGAATGCGGCGCCGACGACAGTCAGGTCGATTCGAACCAGCTGAGACTCGCGAGCTTCTGGGGCATGTTCCTGATTTGTGGCCTGGCGTGTTTGGTGTCGATCGTCATCTTCTTGCTGAGGGTTCTTCAGCAGTACATGAAGTACGGTGAGGTAGGAGGTGAAGAAGAACAATCCGAGTCCGGCGGCGGCAGTATCCAGTGCACGAGTAGCTTTAAGGGTCTGATTTCGTTTGTggataagaaggaagaagacgtCAAGAAAGGCAAGAAGGAGAGCGATAAGCAATGA
- the LOC121984077 gene encoding glutamate receptor 3.5-like isoform X1, translating to MNLGEFSSSMMDLVEAFCLLIDFFMIMFLFLVLANAMQAACHFDPLRRMELLHLLVLCFSVGLVGGNRTSAPPGEVNLGALFNFGSTIGRAAKLAVELAVEDVNSDPRVLAGTRLNLLAQDTKCSGFLGTVQSLQLLEKNVVAIVGPQSSGIAHVVSHIAHELHVPLLSFAATDPALSSLEHSYFVRTTQSDYFQMNAIADLVANFGWRVVTAIFVDDDFGRGGINALEDALMKKHIEISSKAAVPPNAETSAINDVLLKVMLKESRIYVVHVNPDSGLKVFSVAKSLGMMAAGYAWIASDWLATVLDSSHPPNADTMELIQGAIALRQHVPDSNLKRAFTARWNNLEQSRNVTSGLNTYALYAYDSVWLAANAIDQLIGEGQTFEFSGDPRLKDSNESPLHLSALKYFSGGDKLVEKLLQTNFTGLTGLFEFDSNGNLIHPAFDILNIGGTGFRRIGFWSNESGLSVVPPENASSNRTQELYSVIWPGESSTKPRGWVFPIDGKPLRIAVPYRTSFKEFVTKDTGPDNVKGYCIDVFKAAVSLLPFPIPYTFVLFGNGTKNPSYNDMVEQVYENHFDAAVGDISIVTNRTRFVDFTQPFIESGLVIVAPVKRKSSNAWAFSEPFTMKMWCVTGAAFLLVGLVVWILEHRLNNEFRGPPKEQLRTIFWFSFSIMFFAHRESAKSTLTRFVLIVWMFVVLIINSSYTAGLTSLLTVRQLSSNIKGLESLISGSYPIGFQVGSFVRDYMIEDLSIDESRLVPLNGPNEYADALDLGPQNGGVAAVVDELPYVELFLSDNCRYMTVGQEFTRSGWGFAFPRDSPLAVDLSTALLTLSEKGDLQRIHDKWLTASECGADDSQVDSNQLRLASFWGMFLICGLACLVSIVIFLLRVLQQYMKYGEVGGEEEQSESGGGSIQCTSSFKGLISFVDKKEEDVKKGKKESDKQ from the exons ATGAATCTTGGTGAGTTCAGTTCTTCAATGATGGATCTTGTTGAGGCTTTTTGTTTATTGATTGATTTCTTTATGATAATGTTTTTGTTCCTAGTGCTTGCAAATGCAATGCAAGCCGCGTGCCATTTTGATCCTTTGAGGAGGATGGAGTTGCTTCATCTTCTTGTTCTGTGCTTTTCCGTCGGCCTTGTCGGCGGCAACAGAACTTCGGCGCCGCCCGGTGAAGTCAACCTTGGCGCCCTCTTCAACTTCGGTTCGACGATCGGAAGGGCGGCGAAGCTGGCCGTCGAGTTGGCCGTCGAGGATGTCAACAGCGATCCGCGCGTTCTCGCCGGCACCAGACTCAACTTGCTGGCACAGGACACTAAGTGCAGTGGGTTTCTTGGCACTGTTCAGA GTTTGCAATTGCTGGAGAAAAATGTGGTGGCCATCGTCGGCCCACAGTCCTCCGGAATCGCCCATGTCGTCTCTCACATTGCGCATGAACTCCATGTCCCCCTTCTCTCCTTCGCAGCTACTGATCCTGCTCTTTCCTCCCTCGAGCACTCCTATTTCGTACGCACAACCCAAAGCGACTACTTCCAGATGAACGCCATTGCCGATTTGGTGGCTAACTTTGGTTGGAGAGTGGTCACTGCCATCTTTGTAGACGATGACTTCGGAAGAGGTGGAATAAATGCTCTGGAAGATGCTCTGATGAAGAAACACATCGAGATCTCCTCCAAAGCTGCTGTTCCTCCTAACGCCGAGACAAGTGCGATCAACGACGTGCTGCTGAAGGTGATGTTGAAGGAGTCTAGAATCTATGTTGTTCACGTAAACCCTGATTCTGGTCTCAAAGTTTTCTCCGTCGCAAAATCTCTGGGAATGATGGCTGCTGGTTATGCATGGATCGCATCGGATTGGCTCGCTACTGTCCTAGATTCATCTCACCCACCCAACGCCGACACAATGGAGCTCATACAAGGTGCCATTGCTCTGCGCCAGCATGTTCCGGATTCCAATCTCAAGAGAGCATTCACTGCGAGATGGAACAATTTGGAACAGAGCAGGAATGTGACATCCGGCCTGAACACTTATGCTCTGTACGCTTATGATTCAGTGTGGCTAGCTGCCAATGCTATCGATCAGCTCATCGGTGAAGGGCAAACATTTGAATTCTCCGGCGATCCGAGGCTGAAGGATTCAAATGAAAGTCCGCTTCATTTGAGCGCCCTTAAGTATTTCTCCGGCGGCGACAAACTAGTTGAGAAACTGTTGCAAACAAACTTCACTGGTCTGACAGGCCTGTTTGAGTTCGACTCCAATGGAAACTTAATCCATCCAGCCTTTGACATCCTTAATATTGGGGGAACAGGTTTCAGGAGGATAGGCTTTTGGTCGAATGAATCAGGTCTTTCAGTTGTTCCTCCTGAAAATGCCTCATCTAACAGAACTCAGGAACTCTACAGTGTCATCTGGCCCGGCGAAAGTTCCACTAAGCCTCGCGGTTGGGTGTTCCCGATCGACGGAAAGCCTCTAAGGATCGCAGTCCCTTACAGAACAAGCTTCAAAGAATTTGTAACCAAAGATACAGGCCCTGACAATGTGAAGGGCTACTGCATTGATGTGTTTAAGGCTGCAGTGAGCTTGCTGCCGTTTCCAATTCCTTACACATTTGTTCTTTTTGGAAATGGTACTAAGAATCCAAGCTACAACGATATGGTGGAACAGGTTTATGAAAAT CACTTTGATGCAGCTGTCGGAGATATATCGATAGTGACCAACCGAACAAGATTCGTCGATTTTACTCAGCCGTTTATCGAGTCGGGGCTCGTCATTGTTGCACCTGTGAAAAGGAAATCCTCAAATGCTTGGGCTTTCTCAGAACCTTTCACCATGAAGATGTGGTGTGTCACAGGGGCTGCCTTCCTTTTAGTTGGACTAGTAGTTTGGATTCTCGAGCATCGTCTGAACAACGAATTTCGGGGGCCGCCGAAGGAACAACTAAGAACAATTTTTTG GTTTAGTTTCTCAATTATGTTCTTTGCACACA GAGAATCAGCTAAGAGTACCCTTACGCGGTTCGTGCTGATTGTGTGGATGTTTGTGGTCTTGATCATCAACTCAAGCTACACAGCCGGACTGACATCTCTTCTCACTGTTCGACAACTCTCGTCGAACATCAAAGGGCTTGAGAGCTTGATCTCGGGCTCATACCCCATCGGCTTCCAAGTTGGTTCCTTTGTAAGGGACTACATGATCGAAGACCTCAGCATAGATGAGTCCAGACTCGTGCCACTCAACGGCCCGAACGAGTATGCCGACGCACTCGACCTCGGGCCGCAAAATGGCGGCGTGGCGGCGGTCGTCGATGAGCTTCCTTACGTCGAGCTCTTCTTGTCGGATAATTGCCGGTACATGACAGTCGGGCAGGAGTTCACAAGAAGTGGCTGGGGTTTT GCATTCCCAAGAGACTCCCCTCTCGCCGTAGACTTGTCGACGGCGTTGCTGACGCTGTCGGAGAAAGGTGACCTCCAGAGAATCCACGACAAGTGGCTGACGGCTAGCGAATGCGGCGCCGACGACAGTCAGGTCGATTCGAACCAGCTGAGACTCGCGAGCTTCTGGGGCATGTTCCTGATTTGTGGCCTGGCGTGTTTGGTGTCGATCGTCATCTTCTTGCTGAGGGTTCTTCAGCAGTACATGAAGTACGGTGAGGTAGGAGGTGAAGAAGAACAATCCGAGTCCGGCGGCGGCAGTATCCAGTGCACGAGTAGCTTTAAGGGTCTGATTTCGTTTGTggataagaaggaagaagacgtCAAGAAAGGCAAGAAGGAGAGCGATAAGCAATGA